From Pagrus major chromosome 18, Pma_NU_1.0, a single genomic window includes:
- the LOC141013568 gene encoding short coiled-coil protein B-like, with translation MSSDDGDMENQAELEEKTRLINQVLELQHTLEDLSARVDAVKEENLKLKSENQVLGQYIENLMSASSVFQTADTKSKRK, from the exons GTGATATGGAGAACCAGGCTGAGCTGGAAGAGAAGACAAGGCTCATCAACCAGGTGTTGGAGCTTCAACATACTTTAGAGG ACCTGTCTGCCAGAGTGGATGCTGTCAAAGAGGAGAACCTGAAGCTGAAGTCAGAGAACCAGGTTCTGGGTCAGTACATTGAGAACCTCATGTCTGCCTCCAGTGTCTTCCAGACCGCTGACACCAAGAGCAAACGAAAGTAA